The genomic region tgagaaaaaatacattttctgtaGAATAACTATAGTTTTATGTATGGAAAacagttttaaaatatttaacaaCATTTTATCTTTATTAAAGATTCGTATGGAGGATAGAAATGAGGGGAGAGAAAGGAGCCattgttgtacttttttttaccattatgAAAAAGCCTGGCACATAGCACTAAAATAGAGTTTCTTTGCCTCTGTTCTGTTCATTAATTGGAATGTATAGTTtgcattgttttatttgtttataaaaatgtacccccccaccaccacaagCCTCTCTATCTGCAGCTGAGTAAATAAAAACCCACAGtactctttgcataaacaagGCAAATACTCTCAAATTATTCCACTCACATTCTGTCACAAAAAAGTTGAGCAAGGTAATGACGACCGTGTGTCCGCTGAACATGTAGTCTCCACACGTTTGGACGCCGGTGAGAGTCATACCGAATCCGACCCAGATTGTCAGCGCCCTCTTTATCTTTTCCATCGAATCATCGTACGTCTGAGAGAACAGAAGAACCTACTAGTTAGCAGCAGTCATGCGGCGACTCACAGCCGGAGTGGCAGATCCTCAGGCGACAATTCACAAAAGCTCTAATCCGAGTCGACAGAACGCGCATGGAAACTTCTCACCTTGCTGGCACACTTGAGGTGATGGCCAGGCACGGAGAGCGAGGTGACGAACATGGTGCAGCAGCGAAGTAAAAACACAGTACCCATGAGAGAACACAGCCGCCTAATGAGAACCGACCTAAATGCAACACAAAGTAAGGTTGGCAGGAGACAGACAAAACTGCATTTGCTTATCACCTCGACCAAGTACGAAGGCGTGATAACCGAAAGATTGTTAACCGTATGATGAGTGTGTGTTGGAGTCAAAATGGAATGAACTTCTCAGATGACACCAACTGCTTATTGTATCGTATTTAGTTGATGATAGTATCTGTGACTTTGAGTGTGTATGGCTTTAAAGAGCATTGTCTGGCTGTTCTGTGATTTGAAAGTTTTATGGCTTTGGCAGCTCAAGTAAATGTgcttattttgtgtttattgtatttattttattatgtgtttatttgtattgttttttattctttaaatcatgttcgaaataaagattcattcatcATCTTCTTATCGTTAGTTCAATAAAGAAATTGAATGTGCTATTTTTGGCAATAGGGGTGAACAAATAATCAAAttaacattgaatttttttttaattacaaggGTTACAATGGGGGGGGCAGCTTCATTTTGGTTGACAGGTGTAAAATAGAACCCTCAATTTCTCCACCCTGTTAGGTTTAAAGCAATCGTCACCATCCCAAAATTTAAGATATGAGGCTGGCATCGTCTAATTATCCAAACGTAGGACGCCAGTTGAGGCAATATCCCGCTTGGATAGGTTCTGTGTAAATGGCACAGGCGGAGAATTGCTTCTTTATGGCTCCGATGTGCCAACTTTACTTTGTGGATTCCTAAATTCCGTAAAGAAGATTTTGTGGAGAGAGAAGGCATTCAATTTTCAAAACCATATAGAGGAGACTTGATCCTTTCTTTTCCCCACAAAGTCTCAATGGAAGTGTTACCCCTATATTTTGGGAGTCCTATCAGTCGAATCCTAACGTGTTTTGCCATTCCCTATACGACAGAAAGTAGTAACAAACAGACATGCCaaccactcccccccccccattcgagTTAGAAAAATACATTCCAATCAGTATTTTTGAGTCAAGATAAGACTCCATAATGATACCATACACATAATCACATTTTATAACATGTTGTAAAATTGTTTGTGTTGATTTATGACGTTTTCTTGTTCTTGCAATAGAACGCAAGCTCCAAGTGCAATCTGCAAAAATCCGGCAACACATCTGTTCGTGGAATCGATTTGATTTTGAAATTGGTCCAGTTGCACAGAAGTTTGTTGATGTTAAAGGCCTGATTGTGCATGCTGTTGAGTAGAGAAATTGCCACTCGCCACACAAAACACAAAGAGAGTGCTGTGATTTCTGGTGCCTGACTGTGCTTCCCTGTGTGCTGTTTTGCAGTATTTGCTGTGTTAGCTTGGGTAACATTAATTGTACTGCGTCATACTTTGGTGAAACATTATGATGGGTGGAGCTGAGTGTTACCTGTGTTTATGAAGCAACAGGATAAACATTAGCATGGAGCACAAGATGAGGCCACAGGTTTCAGCCATTGCAAAAGCCCAAGGGATTCTTGGAACACTGTCAGGGgttaaaatacatttgtgtCAGCATGCAGATTAGATATGGGGCCAAGGTGCAGATGAACTATCAGGGTGCATGGAGAACTGGTACCTGTCCAAGAAAATGTCAGGAAGCGGGGGATACGTCCTCATGTCTGGTACACGCTCGTGTACGATGACCATAACAAAGGAAGTAAAGCCAAACACTAAAACGACATAAATGACACTCAAGATGGTCTTCCACACTTCCGGGTCAAGCCTTCCGGCTTGGTGCTGCCGACATCTTCCGTTGGAGTGTGTGTGACACAGCGTCGCTCCGGAGCCGTATTCGGCTCGGGCGCCATTCCTCTGTCGGAGCGCAACGCCATTCCCAGAGAAGTCGCCTCTGTCGCATCGCCACTCGGCAGCCGCGGTAGGCCGCAGTGGGAGACTGTCACTCTGCTGGAGACCCAGCTCTTCAAGCTGGGCTTGGTTATGTTTTTGGAGCTGGCGGAGTGATATGGCCAGCCTCTTGATGTCCCCCAGCACAGTGAGGCTCAGAGGAGGCCCGCGTAGGTCGGCCTCAGTCAGAGCCAGAAGACTGGGCCCGTCCAGGCGGTGGTGATTGCAGAGCAGATCCACATAGTCGGCGAATCCTTCCTCCTGCAGCCAGTGGGCTACCTGCTTGTAGCTCCAAGAACTCACACAACTCTCTGGTGCCATGCCACTGCAGAGAGACGCACAAAGACTGACTCCATGATATGATAGAGGCTTTGAAAGCTCAAACCTTCACACAATTGAAAATGCCATAGAGGGGCTAACAAATAGCTTCAATGTCTGACTAGCTACTTGTGCACTACTGCAGGCTTGCATTCTGATGACGGCATACTTTGTggaataaggggggggggggggacactttTTGTATCACCCTACTCCGGTCATATGTTCCCTTCCTGCTACTGATATGCATTCAGATTAAGTAAACTGTCCTTGTCCTTTAACCTGCAGATCAGACAAACAGAGCGTAGTCCGTTGAGCTCCTCCTTCCTTCCGGCTCGAAGGTCAACCAGACCTGCCAAACCTGAACAGATCAATTACAAATGGAGGGTTCCACATGCTGACAGGCAGCACTGTACACAAAGTCAACACGTGGCAGTACACCTTGTCATTCTTCATTATGTGTTTACTTGTTGACATACATTTTACTGTGACAGCTGGTTTGTCAAGGCAGGAATCATATTAATATAATCTCAGTGTTAATTTTGGCTACAAAGAAATGGACTATAAGGTCATTTTGACATGTTTTTGATTTTGACAGACAAAACCGCAGACTGGGCTTTCCAACATTTCTCTGTATTAAGTTCATTGGGAAATTCCATGTTAACAGTCACACTCCAAATGATGTCACATGAAGCAACCatctgaaaaacaacaacaaccctaacccaaaagaCTGAACAGTTGATAAGACAAAGTAACTTCAAGAATGGCCTGTTttaaattccttgcaatttaTCACCAAGCATTTCTAATCAATTAAACACATCTCATCTCTTATTTTATCATTGGTTGACCTGATGTAACCACTCATTTTCCCTTGGGTGGCTTGATGGATAAATGAAATGCCAGCTATCTAGAGACAACATTCCAGATTCATTGAAttagaaatagaaaaaaaaaggtttgcctGGGCAAATATTATTTCAAGCAATTCAGTTGAACTCCTACAAATGTTCCCATGTTAATTTAACCATTCCATTTAGAGTACCAGATAAAAAGCAAACCCTCAAAAACCTCTGGTGTAACAAGCCTAAAGTGTCAAGTCAGCTTCTTTTGCTTGTTTTAGTCACACACTGATGCACATGACGTGCTGAGACTCACTTGCACAATATGGGCCTTTCAGCCACTACAGCAAATTATAAGATAAATTCTGACACTATAAATTACAAGAACTGCAACAACACCCCGAGGGCAAAACAAATTAAACAGGGCAAAGTCATTACGAATACAGTAATGTGCAGTACATCGCAGCAATACACAAACATTGTGAAGCTAAACAAAATGAAACCAAACAATAATGTGAGATCAATAGTTTGCaggtgcaaataaaaaaaaaaatctttggtaGGAAGTTTGGTAGTAATTTTTCTTACCATAGAACCACAGTTTGTGCTTGTGTCAGAGAagggagaaggaggaggtgAGCTGCCTTCCTTTCGCATTGCAGGAGTGATTCCTGTTTTCGTTTTTCACAACTGAGCAACGTCAAACAGGAAGTTGCAATAACCAACAACAGCAGACAAGAGGAGCGCTAAGCGGGTCTTGAAGGCTGTGTCTCAGGAGCACTGCAACCTGTTGGCCAAAGAGGATGTGTGCAGAAACAGAGCCTCTCTCTGGTGCACTGTGCTGTAGGTGTGAGTCGCTCAGCCACTTTGGTTCTTGCCTACCTGATGATTCACCATCATCTCGATCTCCTGTCCGCCATAAAGTGCGTGCAGCAGAAGCGCTGGATCTTTCCAAACAGAGGTTTCCTGCAGCATCTTAGGCACCTCCAGCAAACCCTGCAGAGAAAAGCAAAGACAGTGtcgcaaataaaaatatatctaaTAGCCTACTGGTTCACTGCTTTGCACTGCTGCTGTGACCCCAGCGTCACTTGGCCATCATAAAACGTCAAATAGCTACACAGTgccaaataaagagcaagtgagTTAATTTTGGAGGCCGGCAACGTCCATAGAAGCAGCTGCTGGTGTCCTTCAGTGAGCAGCGAACAGCCTTTGGCACTGaacgctctctttctctctcacacacacacatggacacacagacacacactcacactgttgtggtCCTTGTGCCTGCGAGGAGATAATGTCAGGGCGCAAGGAGCAACCGGACTTGGCGCTCATTAAACAACTTGAACTCGTTCTGGATTCCTGCACACTGGAGCTCACTGCTGTGGATGAAGTGTGGCCAAACCTCTACATAGGAAACATGTGAGTCACGCCTCAGTCCAAGTGCAAGAAGGGCACTTTGGAGTCAACCTAGATATTAAATTAATaatagcgagagagagagagagagagagacatttaaaaaaaaaaaaaaaaaaagcattgcaaATGGCTCAGTGTAAACATAATATAAATAGATTCTCTACAACTCTTATcataatgataaataaataataaataaacaaacaaacaaacaaacagtacTTGTGTTCTCTATTTTTTTAGAGctgttgcacaaaataaaaagaccTTATCCAAGCTGGGCATCACTCACGTTCTGAACGCAGCTCACTCCAAGCAGGGAAGCATCGGGGACCAAGGTTTCTATGGCGACGCTTGCATTTACTTTGGCATACCAGCAGAAGACTCAGACCACTTTGATGTTAGCCAGTACTTCAAACCTGCAGCCGACTTCATCCACAAAGTCCTAAAGAACAACCAAGGTGAGCATGTGTCACTCACTCTCTCCATTTGTAATCTCGCATTTGGCTTTCTCCCTGCAGGGAAGGTTCTGGTACATTGCATTATGGGTGTAAGCCGCTCAGCAACCCTGGCGCTGGGCTACCTAATGCTGTGTCAGCGTCTCTCCCTCCACGATGCTCTGAGGCACGTCGTGCAAAAACGAGCCATTTATCCTAACCGGAACTTCTTGATGCTCCTCCACAAACTGGATGAACAGTTGGCATTCAAAAGGAGGTTGTGTCCCCTCCTTTGAATGAACACCTTGATTGTTTTCACATCCTTTCTGCTGACTCCTCAACAGACATCACGAAAGGACAACATTTCAGGGGATGTTTTGAATTTCTATATTTCTCCATCCTTCATATAACCCATGAAAATATCAGCAACTTTCTCTTTCTCAATTATGAATGTATATATTAATACGGCACACTGTTTGTTTTTAACTGCACATACTAACTTTAACTATAGTTTGTCGTTGATGATCATATCTATTGTAATAAAcatcctgtaaaaaaaaatcatcaaaaaaCTACAAATTAAATTGTATCACTCATTTAGAAATCATCTCTATTCAATCAAAACCATTCAACTGTTTTTCGATTAGTTCATATTCATAGTTCATATTTTGATTAGCCATATTCCCAGAATAAAACATTATCATAAATATAAGATCAACAACACAATTCTAATTTAaagaaataatatattttatgaTCATGAATGTTCAATTTGCATACTGTATGACTATTAAATATCACATCACATTACAATAGCATTTAAAGTGATTAATAATGATTGtttaataaacaaaatatttgatatCATGAAATTATTTTGTTTACTGTGTATAAAGATTGCCACATACAATGGTGTTCAATCTCCGTTAtcattcaaaaaaattaaaatgataaaattcTTGGTTGTTATTAAAATGAATTATTAGTTAAAATGGCATTAATACATTTGATTAACTATATAGTGTTTTCAATAGTGCCTAAGGCTAAATGTAGGTCATAGGGAAGGAAAGAGGAAAATGCAGTGGATAAgataaaataatgaataaaattatttaaaatgccaccaattaattaaaaaagttATCAAAATGTGCTATCTGATGCTAAAAATAGAGCATACAGTACTGGTAAATGTCAGTTCTTCTCCAAAGAGAACAGCAGTGTTCCCCATAGAGCAATGATTCTTAACCTGGTTTCGATCGAACCCTAGTGGTTCGGTGAGTGGGTCTCGGGGGTTTGACAGACCCTCCACTGCGAAGTTAAATCAGTGTCCACGTCTACAAATGTTGCGCCAGCCTTCACGGCATCCTCCTTATTTTTGTCAACTGAAAAAAATGATGTGAATTCATGAGCAAATTAGAAAGCGCATGTCTGTGTGCTAGACTTGAATGTCTCAAAGGGATCCACCACATCAACGCCCCTCTGCAACAGAGCTCCAGGAGCTGCTGCTAAAAGACAGACCACCCACAGCACATGTCAATCAAGTGTGGGCCAACCTTTAAATTTGCAATTatcatgtgtgctcatgcatACACACGCATGAGCATTGGCTTAGTGATGAGCCCTGCTTTTGTCTCCAGTGGGGACTAACCCATTTTACCGCCATCATTATTATCACCACACTAAATATAAAACCCATCAATAGCATCTTACAACTGTGTCATTTGGAGCAGTTCAGGTGTGTAACTTCTCCAGACAGGTTTCAATGAGCTGTCATTGGACCTTACACACTTCCCTATAATCATTTTGCATACCATGTTTCGGACTTGGAAGGTTTCCAGTGACCGCTGGTGTCATTCTATACATGAGGTGTCACAAGGTTCCAAGCAAGTCACGCTGATGGGGAGTCACGGCAGGCAGCGGCCTAAAAATATCACGTGAAACACAAAGAGAGAAAGGTTAGCAGGTGTCTTTATGCCGATTGGGAAGGAAGACAAGTCCTGCTTGGAAACGGATCAGATATTTTGGACAACTATATGACAAGTAAGTAATAGTGGAAGTGGTTTTCTGCTTCATATTCAGCTTTGGACACAACTAAAGCTGATGATCGAACCTTAAGTGGGTTAAATGTTTTGGGCCGTTTGAAATAGTTCCTCTATATGACTAAAAAACATTTAACTGTAAACTAAGTTTAGATCATACTGCACCATTTTTGTACTGCAGTAATTGAGGGATTGATTTTATTATCATATATTACATCTTTTTTGGTGTTTACAGGTGAATCATGTCCTCCGGTACAGTAAAAACAAGAGGAAAGAACCCCTACACAGCTTTTCAAGTGGACCCAAACAGTGATTACATCACACCCGGTACCCTAGATCTGGAGCAGCTTTTCTGGACCGGCACAAGCGTTCAATATGCACACTTCAATCAAGTCTGGCCCAATGTCTTCATTGGGGATGAGTAAGTCTAAGTACTGCTGGAATTATTCTTAAAAACAAgaaagaaggggggaaaaaaagacttaGCTGTATGTGTTGCTTGGGAACAGAAAGACGGCTCTGGAGCGACCTGGTCTGAAGAAATTGGGTATCACGCATGTGTTGAATGCTGCAGAGGGGAAGTACAACAATGTGCTGACTGGCGCAGAGTACTACACAGACATGAACATCCAATATTTTGGAGTGGAGGCCGACGACAAACCCACGTTTGACATCTCCCAGTTCTTCTGCCCGGCGACACAGTTCATCAGCGAGGCACTGAGACAACCACAGAGTAAGGGTACTTCTTGAATGAGTTCATATATATTTTAAGTCTTTAATATTGAATTTAAAGACAACTGAACCTTACTCGTTATGCACAGAATATTTGACAAAAGAAAATCGAATCAAGATTCATCCATCTGCCACAAGCATTCTGTTAGTCTTGTTCTTTTGACGTGTTCCAGACAAGGTGCTGGTGCACTGCGTGATGGGTCGCAGCAGGTCAGCGTCACTGGTTTTGGCCTACCTGATGATGGAGCAAGGCTTAACTGTGGTGGACGCCATCGAGCATGTGAAACAACGCCGTTGCGTCCTGCCCAACCACGGTTTCCTCAAGCAGCTCAGAGCTCTGGACATCACATTGCAAGAACAGAAATTGGGACTAAAAGAGCTAATGACAGAAGATCAACAGTCTTAATTGGGATCCGATTTCAAAATAATTGAATATAAATATCATGAATATAAATAAGAAGGAGCATATGAGGTTGAGACTTCATTGTGAGTACTGTGAAGAAAACAATGAAATGTCTTGATGCATCTCAAGTACATTTTAAAGTGTTATTAGCAAggcaaagtaaaacaaaaactgttGAAGAAAAATGGGGGGTATCCAAcactttattttttcattttctttatccACATGAACATGAAAAGCTGAACAAAACCCGACTTAAAACTAATTACAGGTAAAAAccacaactaaaaacaaaataaacatcaggtttaatgaaaaatacaaaactattaTAATCCTAATCAAAATGTACATACAATAGAATTAGCATTGTTGCATAAAGTCATAAAGTCTGTTCAAATAGAAGGTGAGAACTTCATGTATCACAGCTCATCTCCCCAACACACTTGGAATTC from Syngnathus typhle isolate RoL2023-S1 ecotype Sweden linkage group LG8, RoL_Styp_1.0, whole genome shotgun sequence harbors:
- the LOC133158233 gene encoding sphingomyelin synthase-related protein 1-like; its protein translation is MAPESCVSSWSYKQVAHWLQEEGFADYVDLLCNHHRLDGPSLLALTEADLRGPPLSLTVLGDIKRLAISLRQLQKHNQAQLEELGLQQSDSLPLRPTAAAEWRCDRGDFSGNGVALRQRNGARAEYGSGATLCHTHSNGRCRQHQAGRLDPEVWKTILSVIYVVLVFGFTSFVMVIVHERVPDMRTYPPLPDIFLDSVPRIPWAFAMAETCGLILCSMLMFILLLHKHRSVLIRRLCSLMGTVFLLRCCTMFVTSLSVPGHHLKCASKTYDDSMEKIKRALTIWVGFGMTLTGVQTCGDYMFSGHTVVITLLNFFVTEYTPRTWNLIHTISWVLNLFGIFFILAAHEHYSIDVFIAFYITTRLFLYYHTLANTRAYQQSRRARIWFPMFSFFECNVNGPVPNQYDWPFSKPAFMKTQIG
- the LOC133158234 gene encoding dual specificity protein phosphatase 13A-like, producing MSGRKEQPDLALIKQLELVLDSCTLELTAVDEVWPNLYIGNIAVAQNKKTLSKLGITHVLNAAHSKQGSIGDQGFYGDACIYFGIPAEDSDHFDVSQYFKPAADFIHKVLKNNQGKVLVHCIMGVSRSATLALGYLMLCQRLSLHDALRHVVQKRAIYPNRNFLMLLHKLDEQLAFKRRLCPLL
- the LOC133158655 gene encoding dual specificity phosphatase 29-like, giving the protein MSSGTVKTRGKNPYTAFQVDPNSDYITPGTLDLEQLFWTGTSVQYAHFNQVWPNVFIGDEKTALERPGLKKLGITHVLNAAEGKYNNVLTGAEYYTDMNIQYFGVEADDKPTFDISQFFCPATQFISEALRQPQNKVLVHCVMGRSRSASLVLAYLMMEQGLTVVDAIEHVKQRRCVLPNHGFLKQLRALDITLQEQKLGLKELMTEDQQS